One Ferviditalea candida genomic window, CAAGCCGGATATGAAGTGAGTGTCGTGCCTCACCGGCGAAAAGAACCGGCTGAGCGCCTGGCGGCAGAAGGTGCGCTGATTGTAGGCAATCCGAAGGAAGCGGCACAGGGCAGCGGCTTTGTGATTACGATGGTGCCGAATCTTCCGCAGATCGAGGAGGTTGTGTTCGGAGATGAAGGCATCGTTCACGGAGCGGAGCCGGGGTTGATCCTGCTCAACATGAGCACGGTTTCCCCGTCCGGCATCACTGAGCTTGCCGCCCGTATGGAGCCGTATGGCATGAAGATTTGCGACGCTCCCGTCAGCGGAGGACCGATGCGTGCCGCGAACGGAACTTTGTCGATCATGGCCGGTACCGATGCGGAAGTGTTTGAACAGACCAGAGAAGTGCTGGAGACATTGGGTGAAAACATCTTTTATACCGGAAAGCTCGGAACGGGTCAGGTTGCCAAGCTTTGCAACAACATGATCGGAGCGACATTGATGGCAATCAATTCGGAAGTTTTGACCGTGGGTGTGAAAGCAGGCGTGAATGCGGAGGTTCTTCGCGAGATCATTCTGAAATCGACGGGCGGCAACTTCCAGCTGGAG contains:
- a CDS encoding NAD(P)-dependent oxidoreductase, which produces MSKGKIGFIGLGNMGEPMVRVLLQAGYEVSVVPHRRKEPAERLAAEGALIVGNPKEAAQGSGFVITMVPNLPQIEEVVFGDEGIVHGAEPGLILLNMSTVSPSGITELAARMEPYGMKICDAPVSGGPMRAANGTLSIMAGTDAEVFEQTREVLETLGENIFYTGKLGTGQVAKLCNNMIGATLMAINSEVLTVGVKAGVNAEVLREIILKSTGGNFQLEHWMPRNVMVNEYEAGFALKLMYKDIGLARELAKENQSPLLIGNLVHELYGLFMNSDLKDKDFSVVSTFFQDAANITISDGKPRSG